A single Actinomadura algeriensis DNA region contains:
- a CDS encoding glutamate synthase subunit beta — protein MADPKGFLTVSRELPKRRPVDVRIKSWSEVYENFGNDKLEKQASRCMDCGIPFCHQGCPLGNLIPEWNDLVYRKDWHEAIERLHATNNFPEFTGRLCPAPCESACVLGINQDPVAIKRVEVEIIDRAFAEGWVRPQPPAVKTGRKIAVVGSGPAGLAAAQQLTRAGHDVTVYERADRVGGLLRYGIPEFKMEKRHVDRRVAQMRAEGTEFRTSVNIGVDVTADELRAGHDAVVLAGGATAWRDLPIPGRELGGVVQAMEYLPPANKVQEGDFTESPIDAKGKHVVVIGGGDTGADCIGTAIRQGAASVTQLEIMPRPPESRPDAQPWPTYPMLFKMESAHEELADGGGDRLYAVSTTEFLGDEDGNLRALKIIEVGGPETGFQPIEGTEREIPAQLVTLAMGFLGPQREGLLEQLGVELDQRGNVVRDNDYKTSVDGVYVAGDMGRGQSLIVWAIAEGRAAAHGVDAHLAGRTSPLPYPIPPTARPIA, from the coding sequence ATGGCCGACCCGAAGGGTTTCCTGACCGTTTCGCGGGAGCTCCCGAAGCGCCGCCCGGTCGACGTCCGCATCAAGAGCTGGTCCGAGGTCTACGAGAACTTCGGCAACGACAAGCTCGAGAAGCAGGCGAGCCGCTGCATGGACTGCGGCATCCCGTTCTGCCACCAGGGTTGCCCGCTCGGCAACCTCATCCCCGAGTGGAACGACCTCGTCTACCGCAAGGACTGGCACGAGGCGATCGAGCGGCTCCACGCCACCAACAACTTCCCGGAGTTCACCGGGAGGCTGTGCCCCGCCCCGTGCGAGAGCGCCTGCGTCCTCGGCATCAACCAGGACCCCGTCGCCATCAAGCGGGTCGAGGTCGAGATCATCGACCGCGCGTTCGCCGAAGGCTGGGTCCGCCCGCAGCCGCCCGCCGTCAAGACCGGCAGGAAGATCGCGGTCGTCGGGTCCGGCCCCGCCGGGCTCGCCGCCGCCCAGCAGCTCACCCGCGCCGGGCACGACGTCACCGTCTACGAGCGCGCCGACCGCGTCGGCGGCCTGCTCCGCTACGGCATCCCCGAGTTCAAGATGGAGAAGCGGCACGTCGACCGCCGCGTCGCCCAGATGCGCGCCGAAGGCACCGAGTTCCGCACCTCCGTCAACATCGGCGTCGACGTCACCGCCGACGAGCTGCGCGCCGGCCACGACGCCGTCGTCCTCGCCGGCGGCGCCACCGCCTGGCGCGACCTGCCCATCCCCGGGCGCGAACTCGGCGGCGTCGTCCAGGCGATGGAGTACCTGCCGCCCGCCAACAAGGTGCAGGAGGGCGACTTCACCGAATCGCCCATCGACGCCAAGGGCAAGCACGTCGTCGTCATCGGCGGCGGCGACACCGGCGCCGACTGCATCGGCACCGCGATCCGGCAGGGCGCCGCGTCCGTCACCCAGCTGGAGATCATGCCGCGGCCGCCGGAGTCCCGCCCGGACGCCCAGCCGTGGCCGACCTACCCGATGCTGTTCAAGATGGAGAGCGCCCACGAGGAACTCGCCGACGGCGGCGGAGACCGGCTCTACGCCGTCTCCACCACCGAGTTCCTCGGCGACGAGGACGGCAACCTGCGCGCCCTCAAGATCATCGAGGTGGGCGGTCCCGAGACCGGCTTCCAGCCGATCGAGGGCACCGAACGCGAGATCCCCGCGCAGCTGGTCACCCTCGCCATGGGCTTCCTCGGCCCGCAGCGCGAGGGCCTCCTGGAGCAGCTCGGCGTCGAGCTGGACCAGCGCGGCAACGTCGTCCGCGACAACGACTACAAGACGTCCGTCGACGGCGTCTACGTCGCGGGCGACATGGGCCGCGGCCAGTCGCTGATCGTCTGGGCGATCGCCGAGGGCCGCGCCGCCGCGCACGGCGTCGACGCGCACCTCGCCGGCCGCACCTCGCCGCTGCCGTACCCGATCCCGCCCACCGCCCGTCCCATCGCCTGA